The following proteins come from a genomic window of Triticum aestivum cultivar Chinese Spring chromosome 6A, IWGSC CS RefSeq v2.1, whole genome shotgun sequence:
- the LOC123129255 gene encoding uncharacterized protein codes for MVPSRPCSCRPIYAAAAPSQAARRRRQKAASMPLDVLVDIAVRTDPATLVRCAATCMDRVKEYISLHGPLCLQQGDRFVLPLLRDNLIYQSHGWPKPEEELFLVDTSVPDATKLRTASRGGFPLSSRDGLVLARVGLAQELRVCDPATGRSLTLPSEQAFPRTTGVNYVVLVRGDDKGATSVDRHFQVVKAYLEMSQYSGNLQLQTFSSEHGVWGLYTNNYQPNLFGNHLQQSLGKALVTGGTVHWLCQTDTGSYVLKLRVRAAKVMARMLPKGFPHHKQHQKLLATSSAGRDVLVLVAEEDKISAWAQSKHTGKWQQRPHVVINMTEKISRFLEKAGGSCIPPTNPVQFKLIWFAEKSGTVLIDTCRGFFWLDLQSMEIVRWFLDHRIPYTTHNIPYEMSLTAWVPTFSSTL; via the exons ATGGTGCCGTCGCGTCCTTGTAGTTGCAGGCCGATCTATGCA GCAGCGGCGCCAAGTCAAGCTGCAAGACGGCGGAGGCAGAAGGCAGCGTCAATGCCGTTGGACGTGCTGGTGGACATTGCGGTGCGCACCGACCCGGCCACCCTCGTGCGCTGTGCCGCCACGTGCATGGACCGCGTCAAGGAATACATCAGCCTCCACGGCCCCCTCTGCCTCCAGCAGGGAGACCGCTTCGTGCTCCCCCTCCTGCGCGACAATCTGATCTACCAGTCCCACGGCTGGCCCAAGCCCGAGGAGGAGCTGTTTCTGGTGGACACCAGCGTGCCGGATGCCACCAAGCTGCGCACGGCTAGCCGTGGAGGCTTTCCCCTCTCGTCACGCGATGGTCTTGTCCTCGCCCGTGTAGGCTTGGCACAAGAGCTCCGCGTGTGCGACCCGGCCACCGGCAGGAGTCTCACCCTACCATCCGAACAGGCGTTCCCAAGAACGACTGGGGTAAATTATGTCGTGCTCGTCCGTGGCGATGATAAGGGGGCCACCTCCGTTGACCGGCATTTTCAAGTGGTCAAGGCATATCTAGAGATGTCACAGTACAGCGGCAACCTGCAGCTCCAGACCTTCTCATCGGAGCATGGCGTGTGGGGCCTCTACACCAACAACTATCAACCTAACCTATTTGGCAACCACTTGCAACAAAGCCTCGGCAAGGCCCTGGTCACCGGCGGCACTGTCCACTGGTTGTGCCAGACTGACACCGGGTCCTATGTTCTGAAGCTCCGTGTCAGAGCGGCAAAGGTGATGGCGAGGATGCTCCCAAAAGGGTTCCCACACCACAAACAACACCAAAAACTTCTAGCAACATCGTCGGCGGGTCGGGATGTGCTTGTGCTCGTCGCTGAAGAGGACAAGATATCGGCATGGGCACAATCAAAGCATACAGGCAAGTGGCAGCAACGGCCACATGTGGTGATCAACATGACGGAGAAAATTTCGCGGTTCCTTGAGAAGGCAGGCGGTAGTTGCATTCCGCCGACGAACCCAGTCCAATTCAAGCTAATCTGGTTTGCCGAGAAGAGCGGTACTGTGCTCATCGACACATGTCGTGGTTTCTTTTGGCTCGACCTGCAGTCTATGGAGATCGTGAGGTGGTTCTTGGATCATAGAATCCCATACACTACCCATAATATCCCCTATGAGATGAGTTTGACGGCTTGGGTTCCAACATTCAGTAGCACTTTGTGA